The following proteins come from a genomic window of Streptomyces sp. ALI-76-A:
- a CDS encoding serine hydrolase domain-containing protein, which yields MVIVEGTSTARFEPVRAALAAHLESGEELGASIAVDVDGVMEVDLWGGHADAARTVPWHQDTLVSLWSTTKTLSSLAALVLVDRGALDLHRPVAHYWPEFAAQGKQDIEVRHVLAHTSGLSGWQQPFTIDDLYDWPTASARLAEQAPWWEPGSASGYHVQTQGQLVGELVRRVSGRTLTEFVDTEIAKPSRADVQIGARQADWPRIAELVAPSQLPGMPAGLDPEGIFTKTLLGSPARDQHVDTPQWRRAELGAVNGHGNARGMARALSVISRRGQVNGHRLLSADTVDKALDVQADGIDLFLGVPVRWGIGFALADARTMPQMPSGRICFWVGRGGSIVMMDLDRRVTFSYTMNRLGDGILGSERTLSYMRHVYEVLDSTG from the coding sequence ATGGTCATCGTCGAAGGAACGAGCACCGCCCGGTTCGAACCGGTCCGAGCGGCGCTGGCAGCGCATCTGGAGTCCGGCGAGGAGTTGGGGGCGTCGATCGCCGTCGATGTCGACGGAGTCATGGAAGTCGATCTGTGGGGTGGGCATGCCGACGCGGCGCGGACCGTTCCGTGGCACCAGGACACGTTGGTCAGCCTGTGGTCGACCACCAAGACCCTCAGCAGTCTGGCGGCCCTCGTTCTCGTCGACCGGGGGGCACTGGATCTGCACCGCCCGGTCGCGCACTACTGGCCCGAATTCGCCGCTCAGGGCAAGCAGGACATCGAGGTGCGGCATGTCCTGGCACACACTTCGGGGCTCTCCGGCTGGCAGCAGCCCTTCACCATCGACGATCTGTACGACTGGCCCACCGCGAGCGCCCGGCTGGCCGAGCAGGCGCCCTGGTGGGAGCCGGGCAGTGCCTCGGGCTACCACGTGCAGACCCAGGGACAGTTGGTGGGAGAGCTTGTCCGGCGGGTCAGCGGCCGTACCCTGACCGAGTTCGTCGACACCGAGATCGCCAAGCCGTCACGGGCCGACGTCCAGATCGGTGCGCGGCAGGCCGACTGGCCGCGTATCGCCGAGCTGGTGGCCCCGTCGCAACTCCCCGGAATGCCCGCCGGCCTCGATCCCGAGGGGATCTTCACCAAGACGCTGCTGGGAAGCCCCGCCCGGGACCAGCACGTCGACACCCCGCAGTGGCGCCGCGCCGAACTCGGAGCCGTCAACGGACACGGCAACGCACGAGGCATGGCCCGTGCCCTCTCCGTGATCTCACGGCGCGGCCAGGTGAACGGCCACCGGCTCCTCTCCGCGGACACGGTGGACAAGGCCCTCGACGTACAGGCCGACGGGATCGACCTGTTCCTGGGCGTTCCCGTGCGCTGGGGCATCGGCTTCGCGCTCGCCGATGCGAGGACGATGCCGCAGATGCCCTCCGGGAGGATCTGCTTCTGGGTCGGCCGGGGCGGTTCGATCGTCATGATGGACCTCGACCGGCGTGTCACGTTCTCGTACACGATGAACCGGCTGGGCGACGGAATCCTCGGCTCCGAGCGCACCCTCAGCTACATGAGGCATGTGTACGAAGTCCTGGACTCCACCGGCTGA
- a CDS encoding helix-turn-helix domain-containing protein yields MLRIHFTAEDLGRIRLATGPDPAWEALLSLHVLGARDVDLDVHAWRTRVRSSLDVASRPLLRLAPPRGYSPDFLTPAEGTTDPDAAAEAIASTSPVRLRTDMTALAEQQQMPSWADALASGRPAARRGLGTALRRYHRQALSPYWPQIAATVDAELSARARSFLTGGTEQLLNSLHPAVRWRAPILHVTYPRDQDVHLDGRGLRLVPSYFCRGAPITLRDPSLSPVLVYPASRGIDSLRPGGAVRKADALDRLLGRTRAATLVTIAETQYATGSEIARRLSISPASASEHASVLREAGLIDSLRVRNTIRHVLTPLGADLLEGRAAASPVGAESAPTRGTGR; encoded by the coding sequence ATGCTGCGCATCCATTTCACTGCGGAGGACCTCGGCAGGATTCGCCTGGCGACAGGGCCGGATCCCGCGTGGGAGGCTCTGCTCAGTCTCCATGTCCTCGGCGCACGTGACGTCGACCTCGACGTGCACGCCTGGCGCACGCGTGTCAGGTCGTCGCTGGACGTGGCTTCCCGGCCGCTGCTTCGCCTCGCACCGCCGCGCGGGTACTCGCCCGACTTCCTGACACCGGCCGAAGGCACCACGGACCCCGACGCGGCCGCCGAGGCGATCGCGTCCACGTCTCCCGTGCGGCTGCGCACCGACATGACGGCACTCGCCGAACAGCAGCAGATGCCCTCGTGGGCAGACGCCCTGGCGTCGGGCAGGCCAGCGGCGCGGCGGGGCCTGGGCACCGCCCTGCGCCGCTATCACCGGCAGGCACTGTCCCCGTACTGGCCGCAGATCGCAGCGACGGTGGACGCCGAACTGTCCGCGCGGGCCAGGTCGTTCCTCACCGGCGGGACCGAACAGTTGCTCAACAGTCTGCATCCGGCGGTGCGTTGGCGCGCGCCGATCCTGCACGTCACCTATCCCCGGGACCAGGACGTCCACCTCGACGGACGCGGACTACGGCTCGTGCCCTCCTACTTCTGCCGGGGTGCTCCCATCACACTGCGGGACCCGTCCCTCTCTCCGGTACTGGTGTATCCGGCGAGCCGCGGCATCGACTCCCTGCGGCCCGGCGGCGCCGTGAGGAAGGCCGACGCCCTCGACAGACTCCTCGGTCGCACCCGGGCCGCGACCCTCGTCACGATCGCCGAGACCCAGTACGCGACCGGCAGCGAGATAGCCCGCCGGCTGAGCATCTCACCGGCATCGGCCAGCGAACACGCGAGCGTACTGCGCGAGGCGGGCCTGATCGACAGTCTGCGCGTACGCAACACCATCCGTCACGTGCTCACCCCCTTGGGGGCGGACCTCCTCGAAGGAAGGGCGGCGGCATCGCCCGTCGGCGCTGAGTCCGCGCCGACGCGGGGGACAGGCCGCTGA
- a CDS encoding BTAD domain-containing putative transcriptional regulator, protein MRQGLDFGLLGPLVVRRAGTVLDPGRRRQRLLLIRLLLADGRAVAPQTLCEELWPQQPGRAPGGALSSLHAHISKVRAVLEPQHLRRQGTFEVLVTEPLGYALRVPPENRDTVRFERALAEAHRLMDQGRPERVVEEARRALEMWRGTPFADAAHHLFATHEAARLEELRQTTLEIRATALLLQGRVPEALDTAQEMTTEHPLRETGWALLLRALYLTGRHPEALQRYTDLRRYLADELGLEPSPPLRALHHGILHHDLPPLHSADELNRFGAAFAPGTGTGHGRDPMGSAMSGVPDEDEATAPGGTADDEPGDAADRSDARCDPATDDAGTTSPPLTRPAQLPRGLPVFAGRAAEGAWLSAVSGAPGRPGPTAAPVVVISGAPGVGKTTFAVHHAHRIAPSFPDGQLFVNLCGFHPHAPAVEPGTALHGFLTALGVPAPRIPEDTPGRSTLFRSLLADRQLLLVLDNARDEQQVRPLLPAGAGCLTLITSRNQLPGLITTDGAKPLTLPLPSPTEAHQALERRLGTERLVAEPAATADIIRLCGRLPLAMAVVAARAELDPSFPLQAIADELRHTHGGLDAFTGFDTTTDVRTVFSWSYQSLDEPAARLFRSLALHPGPHITAPAAASLAGLPLPRTRRALAGLVSSCLVEQPLPGRYGLHDLLRGYATELTHTHDTTGERHHATLRVLDHYLFTAYEANQLLKHDTTPELDLGAPNPGVTPEHLTTIKQATRWLTAEHQVLTGLLHTAVSQKLDHHTTGLAWSLKDYLYRQEFWPEAITALTPALEVARRQNDRLEEGRCLRHLGGVHGYLGHQEQALRHLRLATTIFEELDATGDLARAHYVTACSLFLFGRIQEAVTFSERGLELSRATGEELWLAECLVELAWFRCNLGQLEKSLQYSEEGIALFQRLDAPWQLAQAWDILGYNLRMLGRYEESVATYQRATRAFEELGDHRNAVGSLMRLGDTRLAQGDRDGARADWVHALAGADERAMSRSAQQVRDRLTALDMDADPTPPVPERAAGGHQLPVPRSGDPARQVY, encoded by the coding sequence GTGAGGCAGGGGCTCGACTTCGGACTGCTGGGTCCGCTCGTGGTACGGAGGGCGGGTACGGTACTCGATCCGGGTCGGCGCAGGCAGCGGCTGCTGCTCATCCGTCTGTTGCTCGCCGACGGCCGGGCGGTCGCTCCGCAGACGCTGTGCGAGGAACTGTGGCCCCAGCAGCCGGGACGGGCACCGGGCGGAGCGTTGAGCTCCCTGCACGCCCACATCAGCAAGGTCCGCGCGGTCCTGGAACCCCAGCACCTGCGCCGTCAGGGCACCTTCGAGGTACTGGTCACCGAACCCCTGGGTTACGCCCTGCGCGTGCCGCCCGAGAACCGTGACACCGTACGCTTCGAGCGGGCCCTTGCCGAGGCACACCGATTGATGGACCAGGGCCGGCCGGAACGCGTCGTGGAAGAGGCCCGAAGAGCCCTGGAGATGTGGCGCGGCACCCCGTTCGCCGACGCCGCGCACCACCTGTTCGCCACCCACGAGGCAGCACGCCTGGAAGAACTGCGGCAGACCACCCTCGAGATCCGCGCCACTGCCCTGCTCCTGCAAGGACGGGTCCCCGAAGCCCTGGACACGGCACAGGAAATGACCACAGAGCATCCCCTACGGGAAACCGGCTGGGCCCTGCTGCTGCGCGCCCTGTACCTCACCGGCCGGCACCCCGAAGCGCTTCAGCGCTACACCGACCTGCGCCGGTACCTCGCCGACGAACTCGGCCTCGAACCCAGCCCACCCCTGCGCGCCCTGCACCACGGCATCCTTCACCACGACCTGCCCCCCCTTCACTCAGCCGATGAACTGAACAGATTCGGCGCGGCATTCGCCCCCGGCACAGGTACCGGGCACGGCCGCGATCCGATGGGGTCGGCCATGTCCGGGGTCCCGGACGAGGACGAGGCAACCGCGCCCGGCGGCACGGCCGACGACGAACCAGGCGACGCGGCCGATCGGTCCGACGCGAGGTGCGACCCGGCCACGGATGATGCCGGCACCACGTCGCCGCCCCTGACACGTCCGGCACAACTGCCGCGGGGTCTCCCGGTGTTCGCCGGGCGGGCGGCCGAGGGCGCGTGGCTGTCCGCCGTGAGCGGCGCACCGGGCCGGCCCGGACCGACCGCTGCCCCCGTCGTCGTCATCAGTGGTGCTCCCGGTGTCGGCAAGACCACCTTCGCCGTCCACCACGCCCACCGCATCGCCCCCTCTTTCCCCGACGGACAGCTTTTCGTCAACCTGTGCGGATTCCACCCCCACGCACCCGCCGTCGAACCCGGAACCGCCCTGCACGGCTTCCTCACCGCCCTCGGCGTTCCCGCCCCACGCATCCCCGAAGACACCCCCGGCCGCAGCACACTCTTCCGCAGCCTCCTCGCCGACCGGCAGCTCCTCCTCGTCCTGGACAACGCCCGCGACGAGCAACAAGTGCGCCCCCTGCTCCCCGCGGGAGCGGGCTGCCTCACCCTGATCACCAGCCGCAACCAACTCCCCGGCCTGATCACCACCGACGGCGCCAAACCCCTCACCCTCCCACTGCCCTCACCCACCGAGGCCCACCAGGCCCTCGAACGACGCCTGGGAACCGAACGCCTGGTCGCCGAGCCCGCCGCCACAGCCGACATCATCCGCCTGTGCGGACGACTTCCCCTGGCCATGGCCGTGGTCGCCGCCCGCGCCGAACTCGATCCCTCCTTCCCCCTTCAGGCCATCGCCGACGAGCTGCGACACACCCACGGCGGCCTCGACGCGTTCACCGGTTTCGACACCACCACCGACGTACGCACCGTCTTCTCCTGGTCCTACCAATCCCTGGACGAGCCCGCCGCCCGGCTCTTCCGCTCCCTGGCCCTGCACCCCGGCCCCCACATCACCGCCCCCGCCGCCGCCAGCCTCGCCGGCCTTCCCCTGCCCCGGACCCGCCGCGCACTCGCCGGCCTGGTCAGCTCCTGCCTCGTGGAACAGCCACTGCCCGGCCGCTACGGCCTGCACGACCTCCTGCGCGGCTACGCCACCGAACTGACCCACACCCACGACACCACCGGCGAACGCCACCACGCCACCCTCCGGGTCCTGGACCACTACCTGTTCACCGCCTACGAGGCCAACCAGCTCCTGAAACACGACACGACGCCCGAGCTGGACCTCGGCGCACCCAACCCAGGCGTCACTCCGGAGCACCTCACCACCATCAAGCAGGCAACCCGGTGGCTCACCGCCGAACACCAAGTGCTGACCGGCCTGCTCCACACCGCCGTCAGCCAGAAGCTGGACCACCACACCACCGGGCTGGCCTGGTCACTCAAGGACTATCTCTACCGCCAGGAGTTCTGGCCCGAAGCCATCACCGCGCTGACCCCCGCCCTGGAAGTGGCCCGGCGCCAGAACGACCGCCTCGAAGAAGGCCGTTGCCTACGCCACCTCGGTGGCGTCCACGGCTATCTCGGCCACCAGGAACAAGCCCTGCGCCACCTGCGACTCGCCACCACGATCTTCGAAGAGCTCGACGCGACCGGTGACCTGGCCCGAGCCCACTACGTCACGGCGTGCTCGCTGTTCCTGTTCGGCCGGATCCAGGAGGCCGTGACGTTCTCCGAGCGGGGGCTGGAGCTGTCCCGGGCGACAGGTGAGGAGTTGTGGTTGGCCGAGTGCCTCGTCGAACTCGCCTGGTTCCGCTGCAACCTGGGGCAGCTCGAGAAAAGCCTTCAGTACAGCGAGGAGGGCATCGCCTTGTTCCAGCGCCTGGACGCGCCGTGGCAGCTGGCCCAGGCCTGGGACATTCTGGGCTACAACCTCCGTATGCTCGGCCGTTACGAGGAGTCGGTGGCCACCTACCAGCGGGCGACGCGGGCGTTCGAGGAACTGGGCGACCACAGGAACGCCGTCGGCTCACTGATGCGGCTGGGCGACACCCGGCTGGCCCAGGGCGACCGGGACGGCGCACGAGCGGACTGGGTCCACGCCCTCGCCGGCGCCGACGAGCGAGCCATGTCCCGCAGCGCCCAGCAGGTCCGTGACCGGCTCACCGCCCTGGACATGGACGCGGACCCCACGCCTCCCGTGCCGGAGAGGGCGGCCGGTGGCCATCAGCTCCCGGTTCCGAGGAGTGGTGATCCTGCGCGCCAGGTGTATTGA
- a CDS encoding alpha/beta hydrolase, protein MAFITVGQENSTSIELYYEDHGTGQPVVLIHGYPLDGHSWEKQSAALLSAGYRVITYDRRGFGRSSQPTTGYDYDTFAADLNTVLETLDLNDVVLVGFSMGTGEVGRYLGTYGSARIAKAAFLASLEPFLLKTDDNPGGVDGTIFKDIAGAVTADRYAYFTAFYENFYNLDENLGTRISEEAVRNSWNVAAGASAYASLACVATWSTDFRADIPKIDVPALILHGTADRILPIEATGDLFHQALPQAYYVVIDGAPHGLLWTHAQEVTDALLAFLAK, encoded by the coding sequence ATGGCGTTCATCACCGTCGGCCAGGAGAACTCGACCAGCATCGAGCTGTACTACGAGGACCACGGCACCGGGCAGCCGGTCGTGCTGATCCACGGCTACCCGCTCGACGGCCACTCCTGGGAGAAGCAGTCCGCCGCCCTGCTGTCGGCCGGCTACCGAGTGATCACGTACGACCGGCGCGGATTCGGCCGCTCCAGCCAGCCCACCACCGGCTACGACTACGACACCTTCGCCGCCGACCTGAACACGGTGCTGGAGACCCTCGACCTCAACGACGTCGTCCTGGTCGGCTTCTCCATGGGTACCGGCGAGGTCGGCCGCTACCTGGGCACCTACGGCTCCGCCCGCATAGCCAAGGCAGCTTTCCTCGCCTCCCTCGAACCCTTCCTCCTCAAGACCGACGACAACCCCGGCGGCGTCGACGGCACCATCTTCAAGGACATCGCGGGGGCCGTCACCGCCGACCGCTACGCCTACTTCACCGCGTTCTACGAGAACTTCTACAACCTCGACGAGAACCTCGGTACCCGCATCAGCGAGGAAGCCGTCCGCAACAGCTGGAACGTTGCCGCCGGAGCCTCCGCGTACGCGTCCCTGGCCTGCGTGGCGACCTGGTCCACCGACTTCCGCGCCGACATCCCCAAGATCGACGTCCCGGCACTGATCCTGCACGGCACCGCGGACCGCATCCTGCCCATCGAGGCCACCGGAGACCTCTTCCACCAGGCCCTCCCGCAGGCCTACTACGTCGTCATCGACGGCGCCCCGCACGGCCTGCTGTGGACCCACGCCCAGGAGGTCACCGACGCCCTCCTCGCCTTCCTGGCCAAGTGA
- a CDS encoding RHS repeat-associated core domain-containing protein, which yields MPPVRVGVTRPPRSLPSSAPDAGERAWQQREERRLRGQEPAPSRSGDAEIERYVPQGQGAVPWHQISDFRVTDALVGRIDYSTGNFMLAATDFDIAGVGQSLQLTRTYNSLDAPYGQVDEQWWLGYERRLDLSFTNEVLHYDDTGATVEYARNADGTFTTPSGYSKDLRGNADGTYTLTDRSSGLADTYGADGRLTKVSDRNNGSVTVTAHQDSSGAPTGFRLTETRSGRWIDLTRTSSTKWQAKDNGGRTAGYELDAGTGRLTRTVDTEGEATTFAYDGDGRLVKLTTSESRSAVLTYDGQDRVTSLRRYSETGGGSGPTYAYSYTGATPHDAGVTTVTDPLGHTSEYHHNADGEVTKTVDGLKHERSKTYKDHLVQTATDAMGTGNGGPGGNVTTYGWDTRNNPTSAKLPTGATATGSWQTIAGADVPSTANGPDGEKTEFTYDTAGNTRTVTTTGTGGGTRTFTHNEATPTCGGFQGQTCSASDANNKKTSFRYDGQGNLITATPPAPQNPTTYTYDALGRTATATDGRGVKTVYTYDDRDRVTKVTTPQSTVSYLYDGDGNLTSRTDVTGVQTYRFDALSRETIRTLQDGSQTVLAYTADGNVDTYTDPGGVTDYEWDAANRLTVLTGPTNKKTAYEYDNNDARTKTTYPGGTVQSVTLDNSGRPQNIRNIAPSGRITSDLSYTYAYTAGTESLDGVKIRSLTDNLTRTRTAYQYDSAGRASLAEEIEASGRKTSWQYCHDPAGNLLSQGAIPGCPGATVYTYDDASQLIARNGITSNWSYDKAGNETAGAPTPEATRTAEQYTDFSQLKSLTVGGTTYGAQYASTDSSERTRLGGTVFHNGPLGLSGQTVAGKDTEFIREPGGTLNSLTTGGKNYYYLTDALGSVTGLVDESGKQVNTYRYTPTGISRTGTTESVPQPYRFTGGYQDPTGLYHFGARYYDPQISRFTQPDPSGQEKNPYLYAEGDPLNRIDPSGTYWVLDTIGDILDVKSAVQGGMAAQEGNYKKLWGIAAGAAVGAAAQASCTTLAGAAGLATGGVGFLAAAGCLYLGDRLGNHAEESIAGG from the coding sequence ATGCCCCCCGTGCGCGTGGGCGTCACCAGACCTCCGCGTTCCCTTCCCTCGTCCGCTCCCGATGCCGGCGAACGTGCCTGGCAGCAGCGCGAGGAGAGGCGACTGCGCGGGCAGGAGCCGGCGCCCTCGCGATCCGGCGACGCGGAGATCGAGCGCTATGTGCCGCAGGGGCAGGGTGCCGTGCCCTGGCACCAGATCAGCGACTTCCGCGTCACCGACGCACTCGTCGGCCGGATCGACTACTCGACCGGCAACTTCATGCTGGCCGCCACCGACTTCGACATCGCGGGCGTCGGCCAGAGCCTCCAGCTCACCCGCACCTACAACTCCCTGGACGCCCCCTACGGCCAGGTCGACGAGCAGTGGTGGCTGGGATACGAGCGCAGGCTGGACCTGTCCTTCACCAACGAGGTCCTGCACTACGACGACACCGGCGCGACCGTCGAGTACGCCAGGAACGCCGACGGCACCTTCACCACCCCGTCCGGATACTCCAAGGACCTGCGCGGGAACGCGGACGGCACCTACACCCTCACCGACCGCTCCTCGGGCCTGGCGGACACCTACGGCGCGGACGGCCGCCTCACCAAGGTCAGCGACCGCAACAACGGCTCCGTCACCGTCACCGCCCACCAGGACTCCTCCGGAGCCCCCACCGGGTTCAGACTGACCGAGACGCGCTCCGGCCGCTGGATCGACCTGACCCGCACCAGCAGCACGAAGTGGCAGGCGAAGGACAACGGCGGACGCACCGCCGGGTACGAACTGGACGCCGGCACCGGCCGGCTGACCCGCACGGTCGACACCGAGGGCGAGGCGACGACGTTCGCCTACGACGGCGACGGCCGGCTGGTGAAGCTGACCACGTCGGAGTCCAGGTCCGCGGTGCTCACCTACGACGGCCAGGACCGGGTGACCTCTCTGCGCCGTTACTCCGAGACCGGCGGCGGCTCCGGACCGACGTACGCCTACTCCTACACCGGCGCCACCCCTCATGACGCGGGCGTCACCACCGTCACCGATCCGCTGGGCCACACCAGCGAGTACCACCACAACGCCGACGGCGAGGTCACCAAGACCGTCGACGGGCTGAAGCACGAACGGTCGAAGACCTACAAGGACCACCTGGTGCAGACGGCCACCGACGCGATGGGCACCGGCAACGGCGGCCCCGGCGGCAACGTCACCACGTACGGCTGGGACACCCGCAACAACCCGACCTCGGCCAAGCTGCCCACCGGCGCCACGGCCACCGGCAGTTGGCAGACGATCGCCGGCGCGGACGTGCCCTCCACCGCCAACGGCCCCGACGGCGAGAAGACCGAGTTCACCTACGACACGGCCGGCAACACCAGGACCGTGACCACCACGGGCACCGGCGGCGGCACTCGTACGTTCACCCACAACGAGGCCACGCCCACCTGCGGCGGCTTCCAGGGCCAGACCTGCTCGGCCAGCGACGCCAACAACAAGAAGACGTCGTTCCGTTACGACGGACAGGGCAACCTCATCACGGCCACGCCACCCGCTCCGCAGAACCCGACCACGTACACGTACGACGCGCTCGGACGCACCGCCACGGCCACGGACGGGCGGGGCGTGAAGACCGTCTACACCTATGACGACCGTGACCGGGTCACCAAGGTCACGACCCCGCAGTCCACGGTGTCCTACCTCTACGACGGCGACGGCAACCTCACCAGCCGCACCGATGTCACCGGTGTGCAGACCTACCGGTTCGACGCGCTCAGCCGGGAGACGATCCGCACCCTGCAGGACGGCTCGCAGACCGTGCTGGCGTACACCGCCGACGGCAACGTCGACACCTACACCGATCCCGGAGGCGTCACCGACTACGAGTGGGACGCCGCCAACCGGCTCACCGTCCTGACCGGACCCACGAACAAGAAGACCGCGTACGAGTACGACAACAACGACGCGCGCACCAAGACCACCTACCCGGGCGGCACCGTGCAGTCGGTGACGCTGGACAACTCAGGCCGCCCGCAGAACATCAGGAACATCGCGCCGTCCGGCCGCATCACCAGTGACCTGTCGTACACCTACGCCTACACGGCCGGCACCGAGTCCCTGGACGGCGTCAAGATCCGCTCCCTCACGGACAACCTCACCCGGACCAGGACCGCCTACCAGTACGACTCCGCCGGCCGCGCCTCCCTGGCCGAGGAGATCGAGGCGTCGGGCCGCAAGACGTCCTGGCAGTACTGCCACGACCCGGCCGGCAACCTGCTCTCCCAGGGCGCCATTCCCGGCTGCCCCGGCGCCACCGTCTACACCTACGACGACGCCTCCCAGCTGATCGCCCGCAACGGCATCACCAGCAACTGGTCCTACGACAAGGCGGGCAACGAGACCGCGGGCGCCCCGACCCCCGAGGCGACCCGCACCGCCGAGCAGTACACCGACTTCAGCCAGCTGAAGTCACTGACCGTCGGCGGCACCACGTACGGTGCCCAGTACGCCAGCACCGACAGCAGCGAGCGCACCCGGCTGGGCGGCACCGTCTTCCACAACGGCCCCCTGGGCCTGTCCGGACAGACCGTCGCGGGCAAGGACACCGAGTTCATCCGCGAACCCGGCGGCACGCTCAACTCCCTGACGACCGGCGGGAAGAACTACTACTACCTGACCGACGCCCTCGGCTCCGTCACCGGTCTGGTGGACGAGAGCGGCAAGCAGGTGAACACCTACCGCTACACGCCCACCGGGATCAGCCGGACGGGCACCACCGAATCCGTGCCGCAGCCCTACCGGTTCACAGGCGGCTACCAGGACCCCACGGGCCTCTACCACTTCGGCGCCCGCTACTACGACCCGCAGATCAGCCGCTTCACCCAGCCCGACCCCTCCGGTCAGGAGAAGAACCCGTACCTGTACGCGGAGGGCGATCCGCTCAACCGCATCGACCCGAGCGGCACCTACTGGGTCCTCGACACCATCGGCGACATCCTCGACGTCAAGTCGGCCGTCCAAGGCGGCATGGCCGCCCAGGAAGGCAACTACAAGAAGCTGTGGGGCATCGCGGCGGGAGCCGCGGTCGGAGCGGCGGCCCAGGCGTCGTGCACCACGCTCGCCGGGGCCGCGGGGCTGGCGACCGGCGGCGTCGGATTCCTCGCCGCGGCGGGATGCCTCTACCTCGGAGACCGGCTCGGCAACCATGCGGAGGAGAGCATCGCGGGCGGCTGA
- a CDS encoding alpha/beta hydrolase — protein sequence MRITRLARPSRRSALLGVTAAVGLSVAAVTLPGVAGAASHHPVRPTIVLEHGAFADAASWDGVVKRLQKAGYPVVAAANPLRGPATDAAYLRSVVDHIDGPVVLVGHSYGGTVISQAAAGLEGKVKALVYIAAFLPDTGESSLGLTNKFPGSTLGQAIESVNYTLPDGGQGADVYIKPDKFRAQFAADVPADKARLMAAGQRPIAAAALEEKSTKAAWKTIPSWSLVTTEDLNIPVAAQRYMSDRAGARTTVIDASHAVSVSRPGAVARIVEQAARTVR from the coding sequence ATGCGCATCACCCGCCTGGCCCGTCCGAGCCGTAGATCCGCCCTGCTCGGTGTCACCGCGGCCGTGGGACTGTCCGTGGCGGCCGTCACCCTGCCCGGCGTAGCCGGCGCGGCGTCCCACCACCCGGTACGGCCGACGATCGTGCTGGAGCACGGGGCGTTCGCCGACGCGGCGAGCTGGGACGGCGTCGTCAAGAGACTGCAGAAGGCGGGCTATCCCGTGGTGGCCGCCGCCAACCCGCTGCGTGGTCCGGCGACCGACGCCGCTTACCTGCGCAGCGTCGTCGACCACATCGACGGGCCGGTGGTCCTGGTCGGTCACTCCTACGGCGGTACCGTCATCAGCCAGGCCGCCGCGGGCCTGGAGGGCAAGGTGAAGGCGCTGGTCTACATCGCCGCGTTCCTGCCCGACACGGGCGAGAGTTCGCTGGGACTGACGAACAAGTTCCCCGGCAGCACCCTCGGCCAGGCGATCGAGTCCGTCAACTACACGCTGCCCGACGGTGGTCAGGGCGCAGACGTGTACATCAAGCCGGACAAGTTCCGGGCCCAGTTCGCTGCGGACGTGCCGGCGGACAAGGCCAGGCTCATGGCAGCGGGACAGCGTCCGATCGCCGCCGCCGCGCTGGAGGAGAAGTCGACGAAGGCCGCCTGGAAGACGATCCCCTCCTGGTCGCTGGTCACCACCGAGGACCTCAACATCCCTGTGGCCGCCCAGCGTTACATGTCGGACCGTGCCGGGGCCCGCACCACGGTCATCGACGCGTCGCACGCGGTATCCGTGTCCCGCCCCGGGGCCGTCGCCCGCATCGTGGAGCAGGCGGCCCGCACGGTCCGCTGA
- a CDS encoding peptidase inhibitor family I36 protein — protein MRKSLFAALAVSAAFSGVLAASVTASAEPDPPGCEKGFFCIYAGEGQTGQLLVKSEGDWTGSVSGRSVFNNGVEFPGEDHIQLTWTYNGGTYEECLHYNPGPGEYKWNFTTGVVFTKAVWRGEC, from the coding sequence GTGCGTAAGAGCTTATTCGCTGCCCTGGCTGTTTCGGCCGCGTTCTCGGGCGTGCTCGCAGCGTCAGTCACCGCGTCCGCGGAACCCGACCCTCCAGGATGCGAGAAGGGATTCTTCTGTATATACGCAGGTGAGGGGCAGACTGGTCAGCTGCTGGTGAAGTCCGAAGGAGACTGGACGGGCAGCGTCAGCGGCAGATCCGTCTTCAACAACGGCGTGGAGTTCCCAGGCGAAGATCACATCCAGCTCACCTGGACGTACAACGGCGGCACGTACGAGGAATGCCTGCACTACAATCCTGGGCCCGGCGAATACAAATGGAACTTCACCACCGGTGTGGTGTTCACGAAGGCCGTATGGCGAGGCGAATGCTGA